CCTCAGTTGGATGCAGAGCAAGaggaagaaacaaaacagtgaaaatcatttaaagatacTTTAATTCGTTCGGACTAGAGTGCTTTtggaatttatttgttttcaatccttacacaaTGCAGAATACAGACGCCATTTAATTCCATAACACAATTGTATCTGATAGTTTTGCAACACgtacttgtttttaagtaaaataaatgtctgtaatgatgtaaaataaaatgtcttataatACGAAACGGAgttgttgttgtgtgttttagttgaagttttatttatgtttttagcGTTTTCCATATagaaacaagacaaatgttgaTGCTGGGTATCAACGACGCCGCCagatcagttaaaaataataatgattgcattaaaatattatgttgatattgtattCAGTCATATAGATTGTAAAAAGGTgtgcttaaaattaaacatctcaACTGTCCAAATAATGAACTCATTTCATTGTACTGAGCATTAggtttaaaactacaattactaccaaatttaatcaagtaagtttTGTATCTGGTTACAAATCATACATATTACATAAGTAATATTCTCGATGACATTTTTTTACCCAGCTTGTATGTCTACAGGACTGgttatgttctatttttatatctCTATGTTATATGCGTTTACTAACACATTCATTGTGTATGTCATCTGCAACAGTGCAAATCCTTCTTCGCCTTTGATATCTGCAACACTatatctataatatgcgttTAAGTCTGCGCCCGTAACCAGACTGCTGTAAATGTGCCTTTTCGACAGGTGTTTCGAGTTCTTTTTCAATCCTAGTTTGactattgttatcaattttaaaataaagcgaACTGTGCTGATTATATCCTTGTACAACATTGCTTGCCATTTCTTGGTGAAAAATATAGAGAGCCAATAGCGAGAAATGTCTATAATACTTCCGACCATCGTGAATTAAAACTCTGCTAGCAATCAAGCGATCTCCGTCTGATTGTTTCAATCGAACACATCCATGCTATTTGATAAACTCAACGCtcacatattttttgttgtattttatacctGTTCTTATAATACTGGTACTGCATATTTTCTTAGTTCTTacttgaagataaaaaatatcaatttacctTCTGTTTTGGTTTTCTGATTTTCCTAAAGCTATAGAATGGACACGTCTAATGAAAAGGGTAAACCAATCAGGTCTCGCTTACAGATCACAATCACATAACCCTACATGGGGAGGGGGGCTACCTAAATGAAAAGAATGAAGAAGTCTAAAAAAGAGGTCAACCAATCAGGTCTCGCTTACAGTTAACATGAtcctacatgttcccatatGAAATTTTCGTCGGCCCGGAACTACGTTGACTAATTACATGTAAAATGAAtccaatgaataattaagaaaatcgaatgtatgcaatttaagttaaatatgttgTGCTGCTCTAACGAGGTCATCCTAACagacatattgatataaatatatagtgcTTAAAGATAGATCTAGGGTTCTTCAATACATGTTTCGTGGAATGCATACGTGTGACAATACGAAACATCAAGTCTGTTACACGCTTCACGTTTTATATAGTTCAATATAGCGTATTATAGTCAGGTGTGGCTATACAGAAAAGATGCGCTCTGTTGAACCCTTCTATATCTTTATAAGTCCGCCATCTTTATTTATTACCTTCCAACGGGAAACGAGGCTCTCCCCGAACACTTAAACAAGATCCTGACTCCTGACTCCTTCCTCCATCACTCAGAGGGCCTCCTGACCCCCTCCACAAACTTCCTTAGTCACTCCATGGGCCTCCTGATACCCTCCTCAAACCTCCGGAGTCACTCCGAGGGCCTCCTAATACCCTCCTCAAACCCCCGGAGTCACTCCGAGGACCGTCTTACCCTTCCTTGAGCCTCGTTTCCCGTTGGAAGGTAATAAATAAAGATGGCGGACTTATAAAGATATAGAAGGGTTCAACAGAGCGCATCTTTTCTGTATAGCCACACCTGACTATAATACGCTATATTGAACTATATAAAACGTGAAGCGTGTAACAGACTTGATGTTTCGTATTGTCACACGTATGCATTCCACGAAACATGTATTGAAGAACCCTAGATCTATCTTTAAgcactatatatttatatcaatatgtctGTTAGGATGACCTCGTTAGAGCAGCAcaacatatttaacttaaattgcatacattcgattttcttaattattcattggaTTCATTTTACATGTAATTAGTCAACGTAGTTCCGGGCCGACGAAAATTTCatatgggaacatgtaggaTCATGTTAACTGTAAGCGAGACCTGATTGGTTGACCTCTTTTTTAGACTTCTTCATTCTTTTCATTTAGGTAGCCCCCCTCCCCATGTAGGGTTATGTGATTGTGATCTGTAAGCGAGACCTGATTGGTTTACCCTTTTCATTAGACGTGTCCATTCTATAGCTTTAGGAAAATCAGAAAACCAAAACAGAaggtaaattgatattttttatcttcaagtAAGAACTAAGAAAATATGCAGTACCAGTATTATAAGAACaggtataaaatacaacaaaaaatatgtgaGCGTTGAGTTTATCAAATAGCATGGATGTGTTCGATTGAAACAATCAGACGGAGATCGCTTGATTGCTAGCAGAGTTTTAATTCACGATGGTCGGAAGTATTATAGACATTTCTCGCTATTGGCTCTCTATATTTTTCACCAAGAAATGGCAAGCAATGTTGTACAAGGATATAATCAGCACAGTtcgctttattttaaaattgataacaatagtCAAACTAGGATTGAAAAAGAACTCGAAACACCTGTCGAAAAGGCACATTTACAGCAGTCTGGTTACGGGCGCAGACTTAaacgcatattatagatatAGTGTTGCAGATATCAAAGGCGAAGAAGGATTTGCACTGTTGCAGATGACATACACAATGAATGTGTTAGTAAACGCATATAACATAGagatataaaaatagaacataacCAGTCCTGTAGACATACAAGCTGggtaataaaatgtcatcgagaatattacttatgtaatatgtatgaatTGTAACCAGATACAaaacttacttgattaaatttggtagtaattgtagttttaaaccTTAATGCTCAGTACAATGAAATGAGTTCATTATTTGGACAGTtgagatgtttaattttaagcacACCTTTTTACAATCTATATGACTGaatacaatatcaacataatattttaatgcaatcattattatttttaactgatctGGCGGCGTCGTTGATACCCAGCAtcaacatttgtcttgtttctATATGGAAAACgctaaaaacataaataaaacttcaactaaaacacacaacaacaacTCCGTTTCGTattataagacattttattttacatcattacagacatttattttacttaaaaacaagtacGTGTTGCAAAACTATCAGATACAATTCACCGGGGAGTATCACGTGATCTCTATAGTACATTGTCCGCACAACATGGCTGAAAAAACCGTCGATTCGACCACGAAATAAGGGGTATGCTCATTGTTACTGATATTTCAGGATATGCAGAATAGGCGCAGAGTACCCGCctaatgatataatatacttACGTGCCTTTCGTTCGTCCGAGGGCTTCTTGGTTTAGGCCTGAAACTcgatacaaattttatttttgtatgtacatCGTCTGAACAAGTACTTTATTCGGGTATTTCAGCGCTAAATGCAAATTTAAGTCGAGATCttctacaaaaaaatgatttaattagtaAATGTATCATTCGTGCcaagtttccattgttttctcGGTGTTTTAAGAAAGTTATTGATTCCTTTCTTACCGAGTACACAGTctgaacaaaatattcatgagtACATCGTCTGAACGTTTTTTTTCAACGCATCTATTGCTGTCACGAAGTCATTAGGACTTATTCTGAATACAAAATACTACGAAAAAGTACTAGAATATCTCAGAATATCTCTTCGATGTGATAATGTCGTTACACAACTGATTCTTAATTTATTCAACGCCGTTTTTCTCATCTATACTTTCTTCTTTGTAGTTTGGGGCAACACAACAAGCGTTTCGTTCCTGCTCTTGCATGGTTACCAAGGGATACACAGATAAGAAggtaatataaaaaattataacaagTGTACTTGTGAAGTATATCTGGTCTACTTTACACGTTATACGAATATAGTTTGAACCAATCTGTTTCAATCGGAATCGTACTATCTTAATGAAAATGAGTCAGTCTTTGGTTAACAATAGTCTTATAACAGTTTTTgtagttttgtgttgttgattGAATATTCCTGTAGTTGTATAATATTACcctaaaatatatagtttaattgTCGACACTTGAACAGGAATAAACTCACCATTTGCGATTCATATTCTTATTTAGCATTTAGTTTGTGTTCATGTTCTTGTATAGTAAAGtctttaagaatttaaaaccaACTGATATGTAGATGCAATTACATAAGTGGTCATTCAAAACGGTCTTTACTGAACTATTTTCTTGTCTAAATTGATCAACGAGTTTAACAAAATTTGTATTGCATGAACACGGATGAAATacttagtattatttttataaaatacatatctGGCTGATGATTTACAGCGCTAAATACATGACACGTCCTTTAATATAGCGCTGATAGTTAAAACGTTTTTCAATGTTACGCCAAATGATATTATTCCAAACACAGTTATTACACTagatataaattcaaaatatatactatCGTACTTAGTTATTTATATCACATAGATGTCGCCGTCTTGAAATTACGtcgttatatatatttttatatacgaTCTATTACCGTTTAACTAGTGTAATAAATATGCAAGTTAGTATAAACGTATTTGAcgtaacaaaataaataaatagcaatgaCAATATGCGCTATATATAGGGACGTGTTATGTATTTAGCGTTTATTAGAATATCGAATTAGTGTTCTTTAAATACGAGAAGGCTCGTTTATACCAAATTTAGAAGAAAAACACTCGTTTTATACATTCCGTATTAAATGACCACTCATGTCAGATCGTCTATTTAAActcaatatacaaataatggtATATTATTTTAGAATGCGCCGAAAGAAGCCGTCGTTGTCGCTTCATCGACAGAAGAAAACACGGGCGGAGAGAAACTCATTTGAAAGATGCTCGAAAACAACGGTGGCACagctgaaaacaacaaaacggaaaacatttttttccccaGCCAAATGTCCTATTATCGTGAGTTTACAAGAAATGACCCCAATACTGTCTCCGATGAAATCTCCATTTCGTTCTCCGCTTTACAAAGCATCGCCGCCCAAAAAACGTGCAAAGAAAAGCACGTCAGCAAGAATACTCTTTGAACAAACTGACTGCAGCATTTCCCCAGAACACCAGAAGAATAACATAAGCTTTCCTGAACTTGATATATTAGAACTCGATTATGACACTGCAATTGATAAAACTGTGCATTTTCTTGAAACCATTGTGGAATCAAGCCCTGCAAGCATCAATGAAGAGGTTAAAAGTTTGCCAAACAGAAAACGTCAGACTCAAGAGGGCTCTATCGAATCTGAGAAATTAGAAATATGTGATACTGCGTTCAAATGTAGGACTGTGAGTATTAAAAACAGTGATAAATCAAATCTTGAACACAATACGGATATTGCTGAAGGTGTCCCACGTATAACAGTGACAACTAATAAAGAAACAGCATTAGACAAGTCAACGAGTACTTCGACTGAAAGTGGAACCACTAGTATAAATAAATCTTCCAAATTGCAGTACGCAGATACAAGCCTCTCAGAAGTAACTGGTAAAATTCAAAAGCTTACTCCAGAAGTAGTCAAATTGTTAGCTTCAGAGGACAGACTGGACCTTGTTTTGCTTCAGTTTTTAGAACAAGTGAACGACAAACGCTTTCCATTGGACAATATGGCATTTCGGCTTTGGACGGAAGTCGTTAAATGGTTTGAGTGTAGAACCTCGACTGAAATGCGATATTCAGAAGATACAAAACAGTTCTGGAGACTAGGCTACAAATTGTTCGGAGCACGATTTaccaatgaatataaacaatgcatttttgatACTGTTATATTAACCATGTGCCGTccacaagacaacactcatGTATTCATAGATACTGTATAAATAACATCTATTGACCAGATTAAATCATCTTTGCCTATTGAAATACTgagtaagaaaataattgtgcAAACCTGTGCCTCTGAACTTTCGACTTGCTGTAGAAAAGCTTTCCACAGCATCTATACGGCGCCTTTCCGTCATGGCTTTTCTCGTGCTGATAAAGCCCAGATCTGCCTTTATACGACTTTCCGCAGTGACGGCACATCAACTCCTTTCCAGATTCCTGAAATTATACGTTTTCTACGTATACTTTATATATCATTAGACGTTTATGatcaatttttttacaaacatttacagGACTTTATCTTTATATCATACAGCATTTCAACGTTTGcacaaacaacattaacaatcaGTTTGACAGTTTGCAGATTAACTGTATTGTCATATATGATCATTAAATCTGACGCTCTTTACAATTTTCGTGAATTATGCTTACATCAAGAAAATAATTCCGTAAGCGAAAACaactataatatttttaaaagacgTTTAATGGTAATTATCATGTAGAAATACGTACCATTCTGATAGATGTATATCGGattctgaaataaattaaataatgcaattaagaATCAGATGTGAAAAGACATTACCACATCGAAGAGATATTCTGAGATATTCTAGTACTTTTTCGTAGTATTTTGTATTCAGAATAAGTCCTAATGACTTCGTGACAGCAATAGATGCGTTGAAAAAAAACGTTCAGACGATGTactcatgaatattttgttcagACTGTGTACTCGGTAAGAAAGGAATCAATAACTTTCTTAAAACACCgagaaaacaatggaaacttgGCACGAATGATACATTtactaattaaatcatttttttgtagaaGATCTCGACTTAAATTTGCATTTAGCGCTGAAATACCCGAATAAAGTACTTGTTCAGACGatgtacatacaaaaataaaatttgtatcgAGTTTCAGGCCTAAACCAAGAAGCCCTCGGACGAACGAAAGGCACGTaagtatattatatcattagGCGGGTACTCTGCGCCTATTCTGCATATCCTGAAATATCAGTAACAATGAGCATACCCCTTATTTCGTGGTCGAATCGACGGTTTTTTCAGCCATGTTGTGCGGACAATGTACTATAGAGATCACGTGATACTCCCCGGTGCAATTGTGTTATGGAATTAAATGGCGTCTGTATTCTGCAttgtgtaaggattgaaaacaaataaattccaAAAGCACTCTAGTCCGAACGAATTAAAgtatctttaaatgattttcactgttttgtttcttcctCTTGCTCTGCATCTAACTGAGGAACGTCGTAACTGTCCAAGACCTTATCGAACAGAAATCTCCGCTTAAGGATGGCGTACTTTACGGCTTCCTGTTCGTCGTAGTCCTCTGTGTCTTTAAGTtgattaactgttttctttatggtTTTATAGATGGTATCTCGCTTGATAGAGTCAAACCACATCAACTTTGCCCCAAAACTATTCATCAGGGCCTTTCTGTAAGTACCTCGCATATTCTCAAAGACATCCTTCTTGGCTTCGCTTCACTAAGGTCGGTATCATCCTGCATAAGTTCACGCACTTCCTCCTCGTACTGCGATTGACACTCTTGAAAAGCCTCATGGACAACCTCTTGCCAAGGATCAATACCCGAAGAGTTCTCCGAGGTTACAGACATGTCGTCGTCGCTGTTATCAGACTCGTTTTCATCAACAGATCCAAAAATATCCTCTTGATCAGTAACGTCAGACATAGCGTCTTCATCCGAATCTTCGTTTGAATGCACAGACCTTTTATGTCGCAACATATTATCGCGTCTTCcgaaacttttcaaacaaagatcACACTGGTGCATCGCAACAAAATCCTTAAGCGCTAATGAGGAGGAGAGTGAGTGAAACATTCAGCTTTATACCTGCCCGATGGTAACGATGTTTTCGGACTTTTCTGAAGTTTGTCTCGGCGTTTTCTGTCTAGATGGTGCCACCTTTCTAGGTTTCTTGTTGCCATTATTACCGATAACACCCGCACTGAGCACTTTGCCCTTTCGTTTGTTGCTGGCttctttcattctttgtaaTTCCAAGTCAATCCAAGTCCCTTTAGGTTTCGACTGATGGTCAAGTATGCTTTTGGCGATAGCTGTCGTCTGTTCAGCCGGGAGAACCAtccgtatatacattttggagAGAGGCTCATGTCTGTTTCGAGAGGCACTGCTTTTTAATTTACTCCTCATCTTATATTTTCGTGTATCCAATAGATCcattttttaccaataatgtACGACTTGACTACTTGTCATCCAAACACTCACTGAGGTTGAAAACTTCATGACACTTGATTTTATAGTAGCATCATTAACCGCGCGGGTTTGTACCAAgtcttttcttcaaatgcaacaaaaatgttttccgaTTCTGAAACGTTTGCTCgcagcatatacatgtgtaggaatAATACGC
Above is a genomic segment from Mya arenaria isolate MELC-2E11 chromosome 2, ASM2691426v1 containing:
- the LOC128215486 gene encoding uncharacterized protein LOC128215486; translated protein: MRRKKPSLSLHRQKKTRAERNSFERCSKTTVAQLKTTKRKTFFSPAKCPIIVSLQEMTPILSPMKSPFRSPLYKASPPKKRAKKSTSARILFEQTDCSISPEHQKNNISFPELDILELDYDTAIDKTVHFLETIVESSPASINEEVKSLPNRKRQTQEGSIESEKLEICDTAFKCRTVSIKNSDKSNLEHNTDIAEGVPRITVTTNKETALDKSTSTSTESGTTSINKSSKLQYADTSLSEVTGKIQKLTPEVVKLLASEDRLDLVLLQFLEQVNDKRFPLDNMAFRLWTEVVKWFECRTSTEMRYSEDTKQFWRLGYKLFGARFTNEYKQCIFDTVILTMCRPQDNTHVFIDTV